The Anopheles coluzzii chromosome 2, AcolN3, whole genome shotgun sequence genome window below encodes:
- the LOC120950109 gene encoding uncharacterized protein LOC120950109: MGLPTFLNFNKNIQKHAMTVGVILTLYTIFTLLIGVAWLIEIKEKASLYKLDFRVDLTGIRTINPRTASFWEKEGFLVMGIGFAILAVLYWITYLMRQRLLLAVFIGLMVIIVTLNIIGMVAAGLKLKFVLACVVMFGLPVNVYMLVVALQLHKSKFIFTPRQQG; this comes from the exons ATGGGATTGCCGACGTTTTTAAACTTTAACAAAAACATCCAGAAACACGCCATGACCGTGGGTGTAATATTGACGCTTTACACGATCTTCACTCTGCTTATCGGAGTGGCGTGGTTAATTGAGATCAAAGAGAAGGCCAGCCTGTACAAGTTAGATTTTCGGGTGGACTTAACCGGAATCCGAACAATCAATCCGAGGACGGCCAGCTTTTGGGAGAAGGAAGGCTTCCTCGTCATGGGCATTGGGTTTGCGATTCTTGCAGTACTGTACTGGATCACCTACCTCATG CGTCAACGGTTGCTCCTCGCAGTGTTTATCGGACTTATGGTCATAATTGTAACGCTTAACATCATCGGGATGGTTGCCGCGGGGCTGAAGCTGAAATTCGTGTTAGCGTGCGTAGTGATGTTCGGCCTCC CCGTCAACGTGTACATGCTGGTGGTGGCGCTGCAACTGCATAaatcaaaattcatttttacccCGCGACAACAAGGCTAA
- the LOC120950111 gene encoding uncharacterized protein LOC120950111, whose product MPESMIMNRIFRYFMKFHGYFIAICTIFFTSVIIVSSFMGRDMHDEPLFVEEEYEPVLKFPVLIQLESVLWLTASVMLLAGLYKESKIYITPFLALFIADGVVVIVQETINLCTGRISELGTIDTRQLVVMILANVYVLVSLIVLYRMFGKEPLPATQNNFVRFDNEQDVETGHGMGPVTAPPPAGPANVNGSLNSPSFAGNGVTAQHAT is encoded by the exons ATGCCGGAATCAATGATCATGAACCGAATCTTTCGGTACTTCATGAAGTTTCACGGATACTTCATCGCGATCTGCACGATCTTCTTCACCTCCGTCATCATCGTGAGCTCGTTCATGGGCCGGGACATGCACGACGAACCCCTGTTCGTGGAGGAAGAGT ACGAGCCGGTGCTAAAGTTTCCCGTGCTCATTCAGCTGGAATCGGTCCTGTGGCTGACGGCATCCGTAATGCTGCTGGCCGGACTGTACAAG GAAAGCAAGATTTACATCACCCCCTTCCTGGCGCTCTTCATCGCGGACGGTGTGGTGGTGATCGTGCAGGAAACGATCAACCTCTGCACCGGGCGCATTTCCGAGCTGGGCACGATCGACACGCGCCAGCTGGTGGTAATGATAC TGGCAAACGTGTACGTACTCGTTAGCCTGATCGTGCTCTACCGGATGTTTGGCAAGGAGCCACTGCCAGCGACGCAGAACAACTTCGTGCGCTTCGACAACGAGCAGGACGTGGAGACGGGCCACGGGATGGGTCCGGTCACGGCGCCACCACCTGCCGGTCCGGCCAATGTCAACGGTTCGTTGAACTCGCCCAGTTTCGCCGGGAACGGTGTCACGGCACAGCACGCGACCTAA
- the LOC120950116 gene encoding uncharacterized protein LOC120950116, translating into MERPLRRYVKAHGYAIAISALFFGCIFVASILNEDQLSRSASEYAFFRSRPLEQLIFSIAWIAAGLIFLLGLICERKEAIFPFATIFLVEWSLVLVQLVSKLEHRDLVEVVLSAEAAVFLLVPLYVGYTLVILYRAFDSQYKDEAVEDIEQARRPVKFFFGEDPDDTYS; encoded by the exons atggAACGCCCACTGCGGCGGTACGTGAAAGCCCACGGGTACGCGATCGCCATCTCTGCCCTATTTTTCGGCTGCATCTTTGTCGCCAGTATTCTCAACGAAGATCAGCTGAGCCGTTCAGCAAGCGAAT ACGCTTTCTTTCGTTCGAGGCCGCTCGAGCAGCTCATCTTCTCGATTGCGTGGATCGCGGCAGGGCTGATCTTCCTGCTCGGGCTGATCTGTGAACGGAAGGAGGCCATCTTTCCGTTCGCCACCATCTTTCTGGTCGAATGGAGcctggtgctggtgcagctGGTCAGCAAGCTCGAGCATCGCGACCTGGTTGAGGTGGTCCTGTCGGCCGAGGCAGCCGTGTTTCTAC TGGTGCCGTTGTACGTGGGATACACGCTGGTCATACTGTACCGGGCGTTCGACAGCCAGTACAAGGACGAGGCGGTGGAGGACATCGAGCAGGCACGCAGGCCGGTGAAGTTCTTTTTCGGCGAAGATCCGGACGACACTTACagctag
- the LOC120950117 gene encoding uncharacterized protein LOC120950117 → MLQSKFVLYIKFNGCLIVLLVGFFVVVSAHRWLMQMQNWSAYPFVAGLELRNHPVVDGVFQIVWITAVASLYQALWLEVELLLYPIGFMLGLEVLLVAAGDVIKRWNDEAEECFLRRGQDGVVWIALLAYFYYTLYILKQLFRTKNRKSSVPPGATGYPLVSVQ, encoded by the exons ATGCTGCAGTCCAAGTTTGTTCTGTATATCAAATTTAACGGCTGCCTTATAGTGCTGCTGGTGGGGTTCTTTGTAGTCGTAAGCGCACACCGATGGCTCATGCAAATGCAGAACTGGAGCGCGTATCCTTTCGTTGCGG GGCTTGAACTGCGCAATCATCCCGTCGTCGATGGAGTGTTTCAGATTGTGTGGATTACGGCGGTAGCTTCGCTCTATCAGGCACTCTGGTTG GAAGTGGAACTGTTGCTGTACCCGATCGGGTTCATGCTCGGGCTGGAAGTGCTGCTAGTTGCCGCCGGGGACGTGATCAAGCGCTGGAACGATGAGGCGGAGGAATGTTTCCTGCGCAGGGGTCAAGATGGGGTCGTGTGGATCG CACTATTAGCGTACTTTTACTACACGCTGTACATCTTGAAGCAGCTGTTTCGAACGAAGAATCGCAAATCATCTGTCCCACCTGGAGCTACCGGTTACCCATTAGTCAGCGTACAGTAA